A single window of Usitatibacter rugosus DNA harbors:
- a CDS encoding DUF2750 domain-containing protein produces the protein MGQSASQAHTFYREVAKNRVVWTIRDSGGYPAPKTRTGQRAQPFWSSKSRIDRIKKIAPDYAGFEAEKISWEEFRDKWLPELARDGYLVGVNWSGKNVTGYDLDAPWVRTCIEGYIENGAV, from the coding sequence ATGGGACAGTCCGCATCGCAGGCGCACACGTTCTATCGGGAAGTCGCAAAGAATCGCGTCGTTTGGACGATCCGCGATTCTGGCGGGTATCCCGCGCCGAAGACTCGAACAGGACAACGAGCGCAGCCCTTCTGGTCGTCGAAGTCGCGAATAGATCGAATCAAGAAAATCGCCCCCGACTACGCCGGGTTCGAAGCAGAGAAGATTTCTTGGGAAGAGTTTCGTGACAAATGGCTTCCCGAGCTCGCTCGCGATGGGTACCTGGTCGGAGTAAATTGGAGCGGAAAGAACGTGACGGGTTACGACCTCGATGCTCCGTGGGTCAGAACGTGCATTGAGGGGTACATCGAGAATGGTGCTGTCTAA
- a CDS encoding NAD-dependent epimerase/dehydratase family protein: MRVLVLGGTGSMAHRVVEAALAQGHEVMVVTRGRRPVAAPPGVRVLQADRTALRSEAKALDAFSPEAVVDAICFQPAQAQDLVDLFPSARRVVLVSSVDVYGEDVGGMPVTEERDPHPVTPYATAKAECERIVLSGLGRRATVIRPSHMLGRTYLTTSLWSRSPYLVDRIRKGKPIPAIDGGRNLMTPVWSLDVASWILATLDRSGADGEIFNAVGAETVTQRDYYETIARILGVELRIVAVSSQVFQRYVESPSAFNWHRPYSNAKAVSRLEYQPRATLRSMMEETVQHMLEHSLVRDCAGEPRDDALVELLLRHEAELGVALGGKG, encoded by the coding sequence GTGCGTGTCCTCGTCCTTGGCGGCACGGGCTCGATGGCGCATCGCGTCGTCGAGGCTGCACTCGCGCAGGGCCACGAGGTGATGGTGGTGACCCGCGGCCGCCGTCCGGTCGCTGCGCCGCCCGGCGTTCGAGTGCTGCAGGCCGATCGCACGGCGCTGCGCTCGGAGGCGAAGGCCCTGGACGCGTTCTCACCCGAGGCCGTGGTCGACGCGATCTGCTTCCAGCCCGCACAAGCGCAGGACCTGGTCGACCTGTTTCCGAGCGCACGCCGCGTCGTGCTGGTGAGCTCGGTCGACGTCTATGGCGAGGACGTCGGCGGCATGCCCGTTACCGAGGAGCGCGATCCGCATCCGGTGACTCCGTACGCGACCGCGAAGGCCGAATGCGAGCGCATCGTGCTTTCGGGTCTGGGACGGCGCGCTACTGTCATTCGACCCAGCCACATGCTCGGACGAACGTACCTCACCACGAGCCTCTGGAGCCGCAGCCCGTACCTGGTCGATCGCATCCGCAAGGGCAAGCCTATTCCCGCCATCGACGGGGGCCGCAACCTGATGACCCCCGTGTGGTCGCTGGACGTCGCGAGCTGGATCCTGGCGACGCTGGATCGCAGTGGGGCCGATGGCGAGATCTTCAACGCCGTGGGCGCCGAGACCGTGACGCAGCGCGACTACTACGAGACGATCGCTCGGATCCTCGGCGTGGAGCTGCGGATCGTCGCGGTTTCATCGCAGGTGTTCCAGCGCTACGTTGAGTCGCCGTCGGCATTCAACTGGCACCGTCCGTATAGCAACGCGAAGGCGGTCTCGCGGCTCGAATATCAGCCCCGGGCGACGCTGCGTTCCATGATGGAAGAGACCGTGCAGCACATGCTCGAGCACAGCCTCGTTCGGGACTGCGCGGGGGAGCCTCGGGACGATGCGCTGGTCGAGCTCCTGTTGAGACACGAGGCGGAGCTTGGTGTTGCGCTGGGCGGGAAGGGGTGA